A single genomic interval of Syntrophales bacterium harbors:
- a CDS encoding TIGR03960 family B12-binding radical SAM protein, giving the protein MTNFPAINLDDILLSVEKPSRYTGGELNAVRKDPAGRLSFALAFPDVYEIGMSHLGLQILYGILNRMPDVLCERCYAPWPDMEEKLRQHGLPLCSLESRRPLSAFDIVGFSLQYELSYTNILMMLDLGGIPLKRGERGDKHPLIVAGGPAAFNPAPLADFIDLFVIGEGEEVISEIALSVREVRGRGGNREEQLAALATIPGIYVPSVHQENERIKMRIIADPSRWREPLTPIVPLMKTIHDRISLEIARGCTRGCRFCQAGMVWRPVRERTPFVLEEMAEGMLKATGHNEISLLSLSSGDYSHIESLLATLMDRYYPQRIAMALPSLRAETITPRLIEDIRRVRKTSFTLAPEAGTQRLRDAINKGNTEEALLTTTERVFAAGWRGVKLYFMLGLPGERKEDLEGIIELAHKVLRTAKNRGQVTVSLSTFVPKPHTPFQWERQIGIEEINERQDFFKQRLKNRSISVKWHDARMSQLEGIFSRAGAETGALIEQAYRLGCRFDGWGDKLRFDLWQEALRRTGIDAAAYLRARSLDEKLPWEIIDCGVSREFLLAEAAKAKTETATPDCRTGPCSNCGVCDHKTIRVVTAPKDAPAGQFISTFAKAPLSAGRERSFRLRFTKLGAARFLSHLELSSALSRAMMMGGIFFAYSQGFHPHPLISFSAATSVGMESHCELADIRIHDPEIAIPELPALINGGLPEGVRVTAIRELLPNDYSLAKLTTGFNYTIVLPDKIEKGNLGQIEEAMQRFLAEQHFLVNRGNDPKAGASSPKENIKDIRPFVAAMTLDGAAGVIHLSANAGAVGTIRPAELLTSLFGFTDEESHRFRIVKTAVRAAVFAGADDRKIFLG; this is encoded by the coding sequence ATGACCAATTTTCCAGCAATTAATCTTGACGATATCCTTCTTTCCGTCGAAAAGCCGAGCCGCTACACGGGAGGTGAATTGAACGCCGTCCGCAAGGATCCGGCAGGACGTCTCAGTTTCGCCCTTGCCTTCCCGGACGTTTACGAAATCGGGATGTCGCATCTCGGGCTCCAGATACTGTACGGGATTCTCAACAGGATGCCGGATGTCCTCTGCGAACGCTGTTACGCCCCCTGGCCGGACATGGAGGAGAAACTCCGCCAGCACGGACTTCCCCTCTGCTCGCTGGAATCACGCCGCCCGCTTTCCGCCTTCGACATCGTCGGCTTTTCCCTCCAGTACGAGCTTTCCTATACGAATATCCTCATGATGCTCGATCTGGGAGGGATTCCCCTGAAGCGGGGAGAACGGGGAGACAAGCACCCGCTGATAGTCGCCGGCGGCCCCGCGGCCTTCAACCCTGCCCCGCTTGCCGATTTTATCGACCTTTTTGTCATCGGCGAGGGAGAGGAGGTCATCTCGGAAATAGCGCTTTCGGTACGGGAGGTACGAGGTAGAGGCGGAAACAGGGAGGAGCAGCTTGCGGCTCTGGCCACCATCCCGGGAATCTACGTTCCTTCCGTCCATCAGGAAAACGAACGGATAAAAATGCGGATAATCGCCGATCCCAGCAGATGGCGCGAACCGCTTACCCCAATCGTGCCGCTGATGAAGACCATTCACGACCGGATAAGCCTGGAGATCGCCCGGGGCTGTACGCGGGGCTGCCGCTTTTGTCAGGCGGGAATGGTATGGCGTCCGGTTCGGGAAAGAACGCCCTTCGTACTCGAGGAAATGGCCGAAGGGATGCTGAAAGCGACCGGTCATAACGAAATATCACTGCTCTCGCTCAGTTCCGGAGACTATTCCCATATCGAATCGCTGCTGGCAACGCTGATGGACCGTTATTATCCACAGCGCATCGCGATGGCGCTGCCCTCGCTGCGCGCTGAGACAATCACCCCCCGGCTGATAGAGGATATCAGGCGGGTCCGGAAGACCAGCTTTACCCTCGCCCCGGAAGCGGGCACCCAGCGGCTGCGGGATGCCATCAACAAGGGGAACACCGAGGAGGCGCTGCTGACAACGACGGAGCGGGTGTTTGCTGCCGGCTGGCGAGGAGTGAAACTCTACTTCATGCTGGGCCTTCCCGGGGAACGTAAGGAGGATCTCGAAGGCATCATCGAGCTTGCCCACAAGGTTCTGCGGACGGCAAAAAACCGGGGACAGGTTACGGTGAGCCTCTCAACCTTTGTCCCGAAACCGCACACCCCTTTCCAGTGGGAGCGCCAGATCGGGATCGAGGAAATAAACGAACGGCAGGATTTCTTCAAGCAGCGTCTCAAAAACCGCAGCATCAGCGTCAAATGGCACGATGCCCGGATGAGCCAGCTCGAAGGCATTTTTTCCCGCGCGGGAGCGGAAACCGGGGCGCTGATCGAACAGGCGTACCGCCTCGGCTGCCGGTTCGACGGCTGGGGCGACAAACTCCGTTTTGATTTATGGCAGGAGGCCTTGCGCCGGACAGGAATCGACGCCGCTGCCTATCTGCGGGCACGCTCTCTTGACGAAAAACTGCCCTGGGAAATTATCGACTGCGGTGTAAGCCGTGAATTCCTGCTTGCCGAAGCCGCAAAAGCCAAAACAGAAACGGCAACGCCGGACTGCCGCACCGGCCCGTGCAGCAACTGCGGCGTCTGCGACCATAAGACCATCAGGGTCGTTACCGCCCCCAAGGACGCTCCGGCCGGTCAGTTTATCTCCACCTTCGCAAAAGCGCCGCTTTCTGCCGGGCGGGAGCGAAGTTTTCGCCTGCGCTTTACGAAACTTGGCGCGGCGCGGTTTCTTTCCCACCTGGAACTTTCGTCCGCGCTCAGCCGGGCGATGATGATGGGGGGTATCTTTTTCGCCTATTCCCAGGGTTTTCATCCCCATCCGCTGATCTCGTTTTCCGCGGCCACGTCGGTCGGCATGGAAAGCCATTGCGAGCTCGCCGACATCCGCATCCATGATCCCGAAATCGCAATTCCCGAGCTTCCGGCCCTGATCAACGGCGGCCTTCCGGAGGGTGTGCGGGTGACGGCAATCCGGGAACTGCTTCCCAACGACTATTCCCTTGCTAAACTGACGACGGGATTTAATTATACGATTGTTTTGCCGGATAAAATTGAGAAAGGCAACCTGGGGCAAATTGAGGAAGCGATGCAGCGCTTTCTGGCGGAGCAGCATTTTCTGGTCAACCGGGGAAACGATCCCAAGGCCGGCGCCTCTTCCCCCAAAGAAAACATCAAAGATATTCGCCCGTTCGTGGCGGCAATGACGCTCGACGGAGCCGCAGGGGTTATTCACCTTTCTGCGAACGCCGGCGCAGTGGGCACAATCCGTCCGGCGGAGCTTCTGACCTCGCTGTTCGGCTTCACCGACGAGGAATCCCACCGATTTCGCATTGTCAAAACTGCCGTGCGCGCGGCCGTTTTTGCCGGAGCTGACGATCGGAAAATTTTTCTGGGGTGA
- the rplU gene encoding 50S ribosomal protein L21 — MYAVIKTGGKQQRVSEGDVVAIEKINGAKGDTVVFDQVLMVGKDDDIRIGRPVVEGAKVTGEIVCQTKGDKIVVFKMKKRKGYHKKIGHRQELTSMKIKEISI, encoded by the coding sequence ATGTATGCAGTGATAAAAACAGGCGGCAAGCAGCAAAGGGTCTCTGAAGGAGACGTGGTAGCCATTGAGAAGATAAATGGCGCAAAAGGGGATACGGTCGTTTTTGACCAGGTTCTCATGGTCGGCAAAGACGATGATATCCGGATCGGCAGGCCCGTTGTTGAGGGCGCCAAGGTGACCGGCGAAATAGTCTGTCAGACAAAGGGTGACAAGATAGTCGTCTTCAAGATGAAAAAAAGGAAGGGCTATCACAAGAAGATTGGTCACCGTCAGGAACTGACCAGCATGAAAATCAAGGAAATATCCATTTAG
- the rpmA gene encoding 50S ribosomal protein L27 → MAHKKGQGSSRNGRDSNSQRRGVKRFGGEKITAGTIIVRQLGTVFHQGKNVGLGKDYTIYSLIDGFVKFERLDKKRQKISVYAEA, encoded by the coding sequence ATGGCACATAAAAAAGGACAGGGGAGCTCCCGGAATGGAAGAGACAGCAATTCCCAGCGGCGGGGCGTAAAGAGGTTCGGCGGCGAAAAGATAACGGCCGGAACCATTATCGTGCGGCAATTGGGCACTGTATTCCATCAGGGGAAGAATGTAGGGCTGGGCAAGGACTACACCATTTACTCCCTGATCGACGGCTTCGTGAAATTTGAACGGCTCGATAAAAAGAGACAGAAAATAAGCGTTTACGCTGAGGCGTAA
- the obgE gene encoding GTPase ObgE, translated as MKFIDEAKIYVKAGDGGRGCVSFRREKYVPHGGPDGGDGGHGGDVSIRASMSRRTLLDLKFRQHYVAKHGGHGEGSKRTGKNSENVEILVPVGTVIREAETGELLADLTVDGAVCIVAKGGMGGRGNARFATATRQTPRFAQPGIEGEERWITLELKLLADVGIVGLPNVGKSTLISRISAARPKIADYPFTTLIPNLGVVQFGEHESFVVADIPGLIEGAHTGQGMGIRFLRHVERTSVLLHIIDISPEESRGAWHDYELINRELEFFSPEMLTKPQIVAIGKIDLPITEERLKKEFDIFAEKGIKLFPFSAVTGKGVPELIREMVLLISRGEKTGESQDIVDQ; from the coding sequence ATGAAATTTATTGATGAAGCGAAAATTTATGTCAAGGCCGGCGACGGAGGGCGAGGCTGCGTCAGTTTCCGACGGGAAAAGTATGTCCCCCACGGCGGACCGGACGGCGGCGACGGAGGACATGGAGGAGATGTAAGCATCCGGGCCTCCATGAGCAGACGCACGCTGCTTGATCTCAAGTTTCGCCAGCACTACGTGGCGAAGCACGGGGGACACGGCGAAGGAAGCAAGCGCACGGGCAAGAACTCGGAGAACGTGGAGATCCTTGTTCCCGTGGGTACGGTAATCCGGGAGGCGGAAACCGGCGAGCTGCTTGCCGACCTGACTGTTGACGGCGCCGTCTGCATAGTCGCCAAAGGGGGCATGGGAGGTCGGGGAAACGCGAGATTTGCCACCGCCACCCGGCAGACGCCGCGCTTCGCCCAGCCGGGGATAGAGGGGGAGGAGCGCTGGATCACCCTGGAGCTGAAGCTTCTTGCCGACGTCGGCATTGTCGGACTTCCCAATGTCGGAAAATCCACACTTATTTCCAGAATATCCGCGGCCCGGCCCAAAATCGCCGACTACCCTTTTACAACGCTGATTCCCAATCTTGGCGTTGTCCAGTTCGGCGAACATGAATCGTTCGTGGTCGCCGACATTCCGGGACTGATAGAGGGCGCCCATACGGGACAGGGCATGGGCATAAGGTTTCTGCGTCATGTCGAGCGCACCTCGGTTTTGTTGCATATAATCGATATATCGCCCGAAGAGAGCCGCGGCGCCTGGCATGATTATGAACTGATCAACAGGGAACTCGAATTTTTCAGCCCGGAGATGCTCACCAAACCCCAGATCGTTGCCATCGGCAAGATCGATCTTCCCATAACCGAAGAGCGCTTAAAAAAGGAATTTGACATCTTCGCCGAAAAAGGCATAAAGTTATTTCCCTTTTCGGCGGTAACGGGAAAAGGCGTTCCGGAGTTAATCCGCGAGATGGTCTTGCTGATTTCACGGGGAGAAAAAACAGGCGAATCACAGGACATCGTTGATCAATAG
- the proB gene encoding glutamate 5-kinase: MTRKEQLGNVKRIIVKVGSAVLTGEDGIDLEVIEQLVSDIAALREQGFQVIFVSSGAIACGKHRLGIPGKLKSLPQKQAAAAVGQGRLMRVYSNAFGKHGLFVGQVLLTMSDITDRKRFLNIRNTLFQLLDWGVIPIINENDTVAVEEIKFGDNDNLAAMVANIVEAHLVVNLTSTNGLYDQNPSSSKKAKLIALVTEITDAIEDAASDEGTSAGIGGMKSKVLAAKKVIAIGTPYIIAPGKRKGVLQEILEGKEIGTLFLPSAAHLNSRKYWIAFTLRSRGRLSVDEGAKTALVQDGKSLLPSGITHIEGDFAVGDPVSCVDLAGNAIAKGLVNYSSEDMRKIIGLKSSQIEQALGYKDYDEAIHRDNLAVIVHQSGKAKG; the protein is encoded by the coding sequence ATGACACGCAAAGAACAGCTTGGGAATGTCAAAAGAATTATCGTCAAGGTCGGCAGCGCCGTCCTGACCGGCGAGGACGGCATCGACCTTGAAGTAATCGAGCAACTGGTTTCCGACATTGCTGCCTTGCGCGAGCAGGGATTCCAGGTAATTTTTGTCAGTTCCGGGGCTATTGCCTGCGGCAAACACCGATTGGGAATCCCAGGAAAACTTAAAAGCCTGCCTCAGAAACAGGCCGCGGCGGCGGTAGGTCAGGGAAGACTGATGCGGGTATATTCCAACGCGTTCGGCAAGCACGGGCTTTTCGTCGGCCAGGTGCTGCTGACAATGAGCGACATCACCGACCGCAAACGGTTTCTCAACATCCGCAATACCCTGTTTCAATTGCTGGACTGGGGGGTAATCCCCATCATCAACGAGAATGACACAGTTGCGGTCGAAGAGATAAAGTTTGGAGATAACGACAATCTGGCCGCGATGGTCGCCAATATCGTCGAAGCGCATCTTGTCGTCAATCTGACCAGTACAAACGGACTGTACGATCAGAATCCCAGCAGCTCCAAAAAGGCGAAGTTGATCGCCCTGGTGACCGAAATCACCGATGCCATAGAAGATGCCGCGAGCGATGAAGGCACCAGTGCGGGGATTGGCGGCATGAAAAGCAAGGTTCTGGCCGCGAAAAAGGTTATTGCCATCGGCACCCCTTACATTATCGCCCCCGGCAAGCGGAAAGGCGTCCTGCAGGAGATTTTGGAAGGCAAGGAGATTGGCACCCTTTTCCTGCCCTCAGCGGCTCATCTGAACAGCCGAAAATACTGGATTGCCTTCACCCTGCGCTCCCGTGGTCGCCTGTCCGTGGACGAAGGGGCCAAAACGGCGTTAGTGCAGGACGGAAAAAGTCTTTTGCCTTCAGGCATAACGCATATCGAGGGGGATTTTGCGGTAGGAGATCCGGTCAGTTGCGTTGATTTGGCGGGGAACGCCATCGCCAAGGGGCTTGTCAACTACAGCTCCGAAGATATGCGAAAAATCATTGGTCTGAAGAGCTCGCAAATCGAGCAGGCGCTTGGCTACAAGGACTACGACGAGGCAATCCATCGCGACAATCTTGCCGTGATTGTGCATCAGAGCGGCAAGGCAAAGGGCTGA
- a CDS encoding hydroxylamine oxidase, producing MKKEIAVFLGTLLGVASILGFTATSGAAVISAATQACIDCHETINPGMVADWRKSLHATVSPAEAIKKPLLERRVSFKNPPPGLEATAVGCAECHTLNSDAHKDTFDHNGVKVHIVVSPRDCATCHPEEVAEYGHNIMSQAHGNLLQNPVYKSMMDAANCLQKFDGVRARLTTVDKLTEEDSCIHCHGTKVEVTGSKIRETSMGEMTFPVLSGWPSGGVGRINPDGSKGACTACHTRHAFSIEMARKPATCSECHKGPDVPAYKVYQVSKHGNLYESAGDKWNFSAVPWTVGRDFTAPTCATCHASLLVNEAGDVVAKRSHQMNDRSAWRLFGLPYAHPHPQSPDTTIIKNRAGLPLPTELTGETAAGYLIDKKEQGKRRASMQAICLQCHATSWVDGHFARLENSVETTNQMTRTATDIILAAWKKGLAKGLDKKDSIFNEAIERMWVEQWLFYANSTRFASAMGGADYGVFADGRWYMSKNIQQMADWLFFLEAAQKNEKNGRTTKK from the coding sequence ATGAAGAAGGAAATAGCCGTTTTTTTAGGAACGCTGTTGGGGGTTGCCTCCATATTGGGCTTTACCGCGACGTCCGGAGCAGCCGTTATCAGCGCAGCGACCCAAGCCTGCATAGACTGTCACGAGACTATTAATCCGGGAATGGTCGCCGATTGGAGAAAGAGCCTTCATGCGACTGTATCCCCGGCAGAGGCAATAAAGAAACCACTTCTGGAGAGGAGAGTCTCCTTTAAAAACCCACCCCCGGGGCTGGAAGCGACGGCCGTCGGTTGTGCCGAGTGCCACACGCTGAATTCCGATGCTCACAAAGACACATTTGACCATAACGGGGTCAAGGTGCATATTGTAGTCAGTCCCAGGGATTGCGCAACCTGCCACCCCGAGGAGGTAGCGGAATACGGCCATAATATCATGTCCCAGGCGCATGGAAACCTTTTGCAAAATCCCGTTTATAAGAGCATGATGGATGCGGCCAACTGCCTGCAGAAATTCGACGGCGTCCGCGCCCGGCTTACCACAGTTGATAAACTTACCGAAGAGGATTCCTGCATCCACTGCCACGGGACGAAGGTCGAGGTTACGGGCAGCAAGATTCGTGAAACCTCAATGGGCGAGATGACATTCCCGGTTCTTTCCGGATGGCCGAGCGGCGGCGTCGGGCGGATAAACCCGGACGGCTCGAAGGGCGCCTGCACAGCCTGTCACACCCGTCACGCCTTTTCCATCGAGATGGCCCGTAAGCCTGCGACCTGCTCGGAGTGCCATAAAGGACCCGACGTGCCAGCTTACAAGGTTTACCAGGTCAGCAAACACGGCAATCTTTATGAATCGGCCGGCGACAAATGGAACTTCAGCGCCGTGCCCTGGACGGTCGGAAGGGACTTTACCGCGCCGACCTGCGCGACCTGCCACGCAAGCCTTCTTGTCAACGAAGCCGGCGATGTTGTCGCCAAACGGAGCCACCAGATGAACGACCGAAGCGCCTGGCGGCTGTTCGGTCTGCCCTACGCCCACCCCCATCCCCAATCCCCCGATACCACAATCATCAAAAACAGGGCGGGGCTTCCCCTCCCCACGGAACTTACCGGAGAAACGGCTGCCGGTTATCTGATCGATAAAAAAGAGCAGGGCAAGAGGCGTGCCTCCATGCAGGCGATATGCCTTCAGTGCCATGCAACTTCCTGGGTGGACGGCCACTTTGCCCGTCTGGAAAATTCAGTCGAGACCACCAACCAGATGACCAGGACCGCCACCGACATCATTCTCGCCGCCTGGAAAAAGGGACTCGCCAAAGGACTTGACAAGAAGGACAGCATCTTCAACGAGGCCATAGAGCGGATGTGGGTTGAACAGTGGCTTTTCTACGCCAACTCGACCCGTTTTGCCTCGGCGATGGGCGGGGCGGATTACGGGGTCTTCGCGGACGGCCGCTGGTATATGTCAAAGAACATCCAGCAGATGGCAGACTGGCTGTTTTTTCTCGAGGCAGCGCAGAAAAACGAAAAAAATGGTAGAACTACAAAAAAATAG
- a CDS encoding cytoplasmic protein, with translation MKQITIFAFKNNPLCFMHVLLNALDLHEKGLGGRIVFEGEATTLIPIMAESPHFLHSPYAKVKEKGLIDAVCRACSIKMGVLEAVEKEGLPIAGEMSGHPAMSKYIAAGQEIVVM, from the coding sequence ATGAAACAGATCACAATATTTGCATTTAAGAATAATCCGCTCTGCTTTATGCATGTCCTTTTAAACGCGCTCGATCTTCACGAAAAGGGGCTGGGCGGAAGGATCGTTTTCGAGGGGGAAGCGACAACGCTGATTCCCATTATGGCTGAATCGCCGCATTTCCTCCATTCGCCGTACGCAAAGGTCAAAGAAAAGGGGCTGATCGATGCGGTATGTCGGGCGTGTTCGATAAAGATGGGGGTTCTTGAAGCTGTTGAAAAAGAGGGGCTTCCGATCGCCGGCGAGATGTCCGGTCATCCGGCCATGTCCAAATATATCGCCGCCGGCCAGGAAATAGTTGTCATGTAA